A region of Paractinoplanes abujensis DNA encodes the following proteins:
- a CDS encoding alpha/beta hydrolase family protein encodes MRRRTLLLSMSAAAAGGLAVKAGQASAAGRTVLSSTKASALAPQPVTPYEPRPGRAPAAVRTVGRHDFSFARDGRALPTRVWYPIGPGPYPVVLFSHGLHSRPDDYAALLVSWALAGFVVAAPAYPHTSLGSSRFNAYDLVNQPEDASEVLTRVVERNTSGGGPLRGKLDTSRLAAAGHSGGGITTAGLFSAHRDDRLSAGILIAGTDFLGTPFSGPAAAVLLVHGRKDTSVKYSAARTVYEAVPWSRAMLSITEGGHQTTNDEFAAVSGTTAAFLRWSLYGGAPALEPAAAQGSVATLDNELALTPGSIS; translated from the coding sequence GTGCGTAGACGAACACTGTTGCTCAGCATGTCGGCGGCCGCGGCCGGGGGTCTCGCGGTCAAGGCGGGGCAGGCCTCGGCCGCCGGACGGACCGTGCTGTCGTCGACCAAGGCCTCGGCGCTGGCGCCGCAGCCGGTCACCCCGTACGAGCCCCGGCCGGGCCGCGCGCCCGCCGCGGTCCGGACCGTCGGGCGCCACGACTTCTCGTTCGCCCGCGACGGCCGGGCCCTGCCGACCCGCGTCTGGTATCCGATCGGCCCCGGCCCGTACCCCGTGGTGCTCTTCAGTCACGGGCTGCACTCGCGCCCCGACGACTACGCGGCATTGCTGGTCAGCTGGGCCCTGGCCGGGTTCGTGGTGGCCGCCCCGGCCTACCCGCACACCTCGCTCGGCTCGTCCCGGTTCAACGCCTACGACCTGGTCAACCAGCCGGAGGACGCGTCCGAGGTGCTCACCCGGGTCGTCGAGCGCAACACCTCCGGCGGCGGCCCGCTGCGCGGCAAGCTGGACACGAGCCGGCTGGCCGCGGCCGGGCACTCGGGCGGCGGCATCACCACGGCCGGCCTGTTCAGCGCGCACCGCGACGACCGCTTGTCGGCGGGCATCCTGATCGCCGGCACGGACTTCCTCGGTACGCCGTTCAGCGGGCCCGCCGCGGCCGTGCTGCTCGTGCACGGCCGCAAGGACACCTCGGTCAAGTACTCCGCGGCGCGCACGGTCTACGAGGCGGTGCCCTGGTCGCGAGCCATGCTGTCGATCACCGAGGGCGGCCACCAGACCACGAACGACGAGTTCGCCGCGGTCAGCGGGACCACTGCGGCCTTCCTGCGGTGGAGCCTCTACGGCGGCGCGCCCGCGCTGGAACCGGCCGCGGCTCAGGGCTCCGTGGCGACGCTCGACAACGAGCTCGCCTTGACCCCGGGGTCGATCTCGTAG
- a CDS encoding metallophosphoesterase family protein, with product MRILHLSDTHLTAAPGPNADGIDSRESLRGMLADCERLTGLSAVLVTGDIADDGSVSAYADVRALVGGFAQARGIPALYTTGNHDERTAFASVLGDDLVAATDVDGFRLITLDTLVPGKAYGRLGDDQLAWLRRELSTPAANGTVLAFHHPPIALPGVEVQRELGLLDPEALAEAIRGSDVRLILTGHFHLQLFGLLGSVPVWVTPGVITRVDLTGVPGTERAVRGACATLVDLSTPHSPLLHVLHARDPRAGETAHELGAEALSAVIAQLGR from the coding sequence ATGAGGATCCTGCACCTGTCGGACACCCATCTGACCGCCGCGCCCGGCCCCAATGCCGACGGCATCGACTCCCGCGAATCGCTGCGCGGCATGCTGGCCGACTGCGAACGGCTCACCGGGCTGAGCGCGGTGCTCGTCACCGGTGACATCGCCGACGACGGCAGCGTCTCGGCGTATGCGGACGTGCGGGCCCTGGTCGGCGGGTTCGCGCAGGCGCGGGGCATTCCGGCCCTCTACACCACGGGCAACCACGACGAGCGCACGGCCTTCGCGTCGGTGCTCGGCGACGACCTGGTCGCGGCCACCGACGTCGACGGGTTCCGCCTGATCACGCTGGACACGCTGGTGCCCGGCAAGGCGTACGGCCGGCTCGGCGACGACCAGCTGGCCTGGCTGCGCCGGGAACTGTCGACGCCCGCCGCCAACGGCACGGTGCTCGCCTTCCACCACCCGCCGATCGCCCTGCCCGGCGTCGAGGTGCAGCGCGAACTGGGCCTGCTCGACCCGGAGGCGCTGGCCGAGGCCATCCGCGGCAGCGACGTGCGGCTGATCCTGACCGGCCACTTCCACCTGCAGCTGTTCGGCCTGCTCGGATCGGTGCCGGTGTGGGTGACTCCCGGTGTCATCACGCGGGTCGACCTCACGGGTGTTCCGGGCACCGAGCGCGCGGTACGCGGGGCGTGCGCCACTCTGGTCGACCTGAGCACCCCGCACTCGCCGTTGCTGCACGTCCTGCACGCCCGTGACCCGCGCGCCGGCGAGACGGCCCACGAACTCGGCGCCGAGGCCCTGTCCGCGGTGATCGCTCAGCTAGGCCGGTAG
- a CDS encoding DUF427 domain-containing protein, with product MSKRPELEPGPDHPITITPSTAHIVVKVGGKVVADTYSAQTLQESTYPPVPYIPIGDVDQSLLERTSTTTYCPYKGDATYYSIPAGGEKSVDAIWVYENPREAVAPIKDHVAFYPDRVDSIEVTAAPQ from the coding sequence ATGTCCAAGCGTCCCGAGCTCGAGCCCGGCCCTGACCACCCCATCACCATCACGCCGAGCACGGCCCACATCGTCGTGAAGGTGGGCGGCAAGGTGGTCGCCGACACCTACAGCGCGCAGACGCTGCAGGAATCGACCTACCCGCCGGTGCCGTACATCCCGATCGGCGACGTCGACCAGTCGCTGCTCGAGCGCACGTCGACGACGACCTACTGCCCGTACAAGGGGGACGCCACCTACTACTCGATCCCGGCCGGCGGCGAGAAGTCCGTCGACGCCATCTGGGTCTACGAGAACCCGCGCGAGGCCGTGGCCCCGATCAAGGACCACGTGGCGTTCTACCCCGACCGGGTCGACTCGATCGAGGTCACAGCCGCACCACAGTGA
- a CDS encoding DUF4097 family beta strand repeat-containing protein — MNQFATPAPIAAVLTVPAGRVQFIAAERADTVVEVRPAQPGNSRDVRSAAETTVGFADGVLRVEAPADNKAGAVEVTVQLPAGSRVEGHSAAAELRGVGRLGDVVFTGAYRAIKVDEAASLRLTAVDGDVAVGRLTGPAEISTTRGAIRIDEAVRGTVILTSQDGDITIGAAAGAPATLDAGTSLGRVSSSLVNGGGAELCIRATTARGDITARSL; from the coding sequence ATGAACCAGTTCGCCACCCCGGCCCCGATCGCCGCCGTCCTCACCGTTCCCGCGGGCCGGGTCCAGTTCATCGCGGCCGAACGCGCCGACACCGTCGTCGAGGTCCGGCCCGCCCAGCCCGGCAACAGCCGCGACGTCCGCAGCGCGGCCGAGACCACTGTGGGCTTCGCCGACGGCGTGCTGCGGGTCGAGGCCCCCGCGGACAACAAGGCCGGCGCGGTCGAGGTCACCGTGCAACTGCCCGCCGGTTCGCGGGTCGAGGGGCACAGCGCCGCCGCCGAGCTGCGCGGCGTCGGACGGCTGGGCGACGTCGTCTTCACCGGGGCCTACCGGGCGATCAAGGTCGACGAGGCGGCGAGCCTGCGCCTGACCGCCGTCGACGGCGACGTCGCGGTGGGCCGGCTCACCGGCCCGGCCGAGATCAGCACCACCCGCGGCGCCATCCGCATCGACGAGGCCGTCCGCGGCACAGTCATTCTGACCAGCCAGGACGGCGACATCACGATCGGCGCCGCGGCCGGGGCTCCCGCCACCCTGGACGCGGGCACCAGCCTCGGCCGGGTCAGCAGCTCGCTGGTGAACGGCGGCGGGGCCGAGCTCTGCATCCGAGCCACCACCGCCCGCGGCGACATCACCGCTCGCAGCCTCTGA
- a CDS encoding alpha/beta hydrolase — MTNSAWTGLVPVDDTALAVTDTGGDGPPVIYLNGQFATQGYWRRVRAELGPQWRHITFDGRARGRRSGRSADYSFEAALRDVDAVLEARGVDRALLVGWSYGAVVAAHWAARNPGRTVGAVLVDGAFPYDWLDDAMEKRIHTLFGRLRLIAPVLRLAGLMPRMTARQQAESNIELGRLSRTEALGPVLDTLTVPARYVVASGTSFGSRNDEQERIRAGLDAVMTRNSHIRLSAKVSSNHGALLRRDYRAVASAVREVAVTDREGVTS; from the coding sequence ATGACGAACTCGGCCTGGACCGGTCTGGTGCCGGTGGACGACACGGCCCTCGCGGTCACCGACACCGGCGGCGACGGGCCACCGGTGATCTACCTGAACGGACAGTTCGCCACCCAGGGCTACTGGCGTCGGGTCCGCGCCGAACTCGGGCCGCAGTGGCGGCACATCACGTTCGACGGACGGGCCCGCGGGCGCCGGTCGGGCCGCTCGGCGGACTACTCGTTCGAGGCCGCCCTACGGGACGTCGACGCGGTCCTCGAGGCCCGGGGCGTCGACCGGGCGCTCCTGGTGGGCTGGTCCTACGGGGCGGTCGTGGCCGCGCACTGGGCGGCCCGCAACCCCGGGCGGACGGTCGGCGCGGTCCTCGTCGACGGTGCTTTCCCGTACGACTGGCTGGACGACGCCATGGAGAAGCGGATCCACACCCTGTTCGGCCGGTTGCGGCTGATCGCGCCGGTCCTGCGGCTCGCCGGGCTGATGCCGCGCATGACCGCCCGGCAGCAAGCCGAGTCCAACATCGAGCTCGGACGGCTGTCGCGGACGGAGGCGCTCGGGCCGGTGCTCGACACGCTGACGGTGCCGGCCCGGTACGTGGTGGCGTCGGGCACGTCGTTCGGCAGCCGCAACGACGAGCAGGAGCGGATCCGGGCCGGTCTGGACGCGGTGATGACGCGCAACAGCCACATCCGGCTGAGCGCCAAGGTGAGCAGCAACCACGGCGCGCTCCTGCGCCGCGACTACCGGGCCGTGGCCTCGGCCGTACGGGAGGTGGCCGTGACGGACCGCGAAGGAGTGACGTCATGA
- a CDS encoding RICIN domain-containing protein, which produces MRRSGRTVVLDAPEAGAATGAGGSADISGAPRGDAVRGKPEKAAPADLVGLDFQLINAASRWCLTAGLTELPCATTDPYRWRFRPVGATGTFEILSVRDNRCLAMPGGTATPGARAGLQACAALPSRRWGLRDAPGDTAKVVNTRTGKCLQIQSGVAVQDSCAGNHGTRRWTVRVVGLPFFAAPATTRG; this is translated from the coding sequence TTGCGGCGGTCGGGCCGGACAGTCGTTCTCGACGCGCCGGAAGCCGGTGCCGCGACGGGAGCAGGCGGGAGCGCAGACATCAGTGGCGCGCCCCGCGGTGACGCCGTACGGGGAAAGCCGGAGAAAGCCGCCCCCGCCGACCTGGTCGGGCTCGACTTCCAGCTGATCAACGCGGCCAGCCGCTGGTGCCTCACCGCCGGGCTCACCGAGCTGCCGTGCGCCACCACCGACCCGTACCGGTGGCGGTTCCGGCCCGTCGGCGCCACCGGCACGTTCGAGATCCTCAGCGTGCGGGACAACCGCTGCCTGGCCATGCCCGGCGGCACCGCCACCCCCGGGGCGCGGGCCGGGCTCCAGGCGTGCGCCGCGCTCCCGTCCCGCCGCTGGGGCCTGCGCGACGCGCCGGGGGACACGGCCAAGGTCGTCAACACCCGTACCGGGAAGTGCCTGCAGATCCAGAGCGGGGTGGCGGTGCAGGACTCGTGCGCCGGCAACCACGGCACCCGCCGCTGGACCGTGCGCGTCGTCGGCCTGCCGTTCTTCGCAGCGCCGGCGACCACCCGGGGGTAG
- a CDS encoding helix-turn-helix domain-containing protein, with protein MPGGRLTQQERHQIALGLADDLPYAEIARRLDRPTSTITREVMRNGGPMAYRADLAHHATEHRAHRRRPSSAGPREATQQGPQGRAEYEETLTGVLMGSGLPKMTARVLTCLFTVDEGSLTAAQLAQRLRVSPASISKAIAFLESQSLVRRERDERRRDRYIVDDELFYQATIASARANDQLIATARQGVAVLGPGSPAADRLEKIARFLDFVSENILRAAEQGRAVLHTKPSTGQLLERPDDGLR; from the coding sequence ATGCCGGGAGGCCGACTGACCCAGCAGGAACGCCACCAGATCGCGCTGGGGCTGGCCGACGACCTGCCCTACGCCGAGATCGCCCGCCGCCTCGACCGTCCCACGTCGACGATCACCCGCGAGGTGATGCGCAACGGCGGCCCGATGGCCTATCGCGCCGATCTCGCCCACCACGCCACCGAGCACCGGGCCCACCGCCGCCGGCCCAGCAGCGCCGGGCCGCGAGAGGCCACGCAGCAAGGGCCGCAGGGGCGAGCCGAATACGAGGAGACACTGACCGGCGTGCTCATGGGCTCGGGCCTGCCCAAGATGACGGCCCGCGTGCTGACCTGCCTGTTCACCGTCGACGAGGGCAGCCTGACCGCGGCCCAGCTGGCGCAGCGCCTGCGGGTCAGCCCGGCGTCGATCTCCAAGGCCATCGCGTTTCTCGAGAGCCAGAGTCTCGTGCGGCGCGAGCGTGACGAGCGCCGCCGCGATCGTTACATCGTCGACGACGAACTGTTCTATCAGGCCACGATCGCCAGTGCCCGCGCCAACGACCAGCTCATCGCCACCGCGCGGCAGGGCGTGGCGGTGCTCGGCCCCGGCTCGCCCGCCGCCGACCGCCTCGAGAAGATCGCCCGCTTCCTCGATTTCGTCAGTGAGAACATCCTGCGCGCCGCCGAGCAGGGCCGTGCCGTGCTGCACACGAAGCCGTCAACCGGCCAGCTTCTCGAGCGACCCGACGACGGACTCCGGTGA
- a CDS encoding aminoacyl-tRNA deacylase has product MSTNPAEAAATSLGLAFKLLSHGPVSSVAEAAAAQGVEIRDLVKTLVVRRADDDYVFVLVPGDRSISWPKLRALLGVNRLSMPDAATAKQATGYERGTITPFGSARAWPVIADSRTRGRTINLGAGERGVGLQVSADEAVQALGGTFADVTEELG; this is encoded by the coding sequence ATGTCGACGAATCCCGCCGAAGCCGCGGCCACCTCCCTCGGCCTGGCGTTCAAGCTGTTGAGTCACGGCCCGGTCAGCAGCGTCGCCGAGGCCGCCGCGGCCCAGGGTGTCGAGATCCGCGACCTGGTCAAGACCCTCGTCGTCCGGCGCGCCGACGACGACTACGTGTTCGTGCTGGTGCCCGGTGACCGGTCGATCTCGTGGCCCAAGCTGCGCGCGCTGCTCGGCGTCAACCGGCTCTCCATGCCCGACGCGGCCACGGCCAAGCAGGCCACCGGTTACGAGCGCGGCACCATCACCCCGTTCGGCTCGGCCCGGGCCTGGCCCGTGATAGCCGATTCCCGTACGCGGGGACGGACGATCAACCTGGGCGCCGGCGAGCGCGGCGTGGGGCTGCAGGTGTCCGCCGACGAGGCCGTGCAGGCGCTGGGCGGGACGTTCGCGGACGTGACCGAGGAGTTGGGGTAG
- a CDS encoding GNAT family N-acetyltransferase, which yields MIRIVHLDADAFRALAAGDVTTAGKVSPVAVSAWLAGPDNRDVWLMRLGQARDDPGSAAWTTGIVWDPVRGKAVGRAGFHAPPDAAGTVEIGYAIDPAFRRQGYARAALEALLARARDEPSVRRIRVSISPGNLASQNLALPYGFAKVGEQWDEEDGLEIVYELPA from the coding sequence GTGATCCGGATCGTGCATCTCGACGCCGACGCCTTCCGCGCGCTCGCCGCCGGCGACGTGACCACCGCCGGGAAGGTCAGCCCCGTCGCCGTGTCCGCGTGGCTGGCCGGGCCCGACAACCGCGATGTCTGGCTGATGCGGCTGGGGCAGGCCCGCGACGACCCCGGCAGTGCGGCCTGGACGACCGGCATCGTCTGGGATCCCGTACGGGGAAAGGCTGTCGGCCGTGCCGGTTTCCACGCCCCGCCCGACGCCGCCGGCACGGTCGAGATCGGCTATGCCATCGACCCCGCCTTCCGCCGTCAGGGCTACGCGCGCGCGGCGCTGGAGGCGTTGCTCGCCCGGGCCCGCGACGAGCCTTCGGTGCGCCGGATCCGCGTGAGCATCAGCCCCGGCAACCTGGCCTCGCAGAACCTGGCGCTGCCCTACGGCTTCGCGAAGGTCGGTGAGCAGTGGGACGAGGAGGACGGCCTTGAGATCGTCTACGAGCTACCGGCCTAG
- a CDS encoding glycosyltransferase — MRIVFVAAPLQGHLLPLVPLAAACRDAGHDVTLASGGFPPDVRGLRTADIGGGFNLPRSAIRVALRHPGLARAEMRGRAGHGFVGELFGRANLALLGPLQALAERERPDLIVYESLSEAGAVVAGRLGIPSVLQENTLWPADELYRAVTGSSALTRLGAAAPALTLAVTPPSLRTPVEGAQPMRPVPFSGGGAIPPWLTAPGDKPRILVSRSTLEGPSDGNPGPAVIAAAADVDAEIVLVRPARDGALPANVRSVGRVPLDELLPYAAGFVHHSGAGSVLGGLAAGVPQLTTPGAGDRRYNSGLLARRGAGLAVAADAITAADLNRLISDEGLRAAAREVAAEIAGMPSPESVVGSLEKLAG, encoded by the coding sequence ATGCGTATCGTGTTCGTCGCCGCGCCCCTGCAAGGTCATCTGCTGCCGCTGGTCCCGCTCGCCGCGGCCTGCCGCGACGCCGGGCATGACGTGACCCTGGCCTCCGGCGGGTTCCCGCCCGACGTGCGGGGCCTGCGCACCGCGGACATCGGGGGCGGTTTCAACCTGCCCCGCAGCGCGATCCGGGTGGCCCTGCGGCATCCCGGGCTCGCCCGCGCCGAGATGCGGGGCCGCGCCGGGCACGGCTTCGTCGGCGAACTGTTCGGCCGGGCCAACCTGGCGCTGCTCGGGCCGTTGCAGGCCCTGGCCGAGCGGGAACGCCCCGACCTGATCGTCTACGAGTCGCTCAGCGAGGCGGGCGCGGTCGTGGCCGGACGCCTCGGTATCCCGTCGGTGCTCCAGGAGAACACACTGTGGCCGGCCGACGAGCTCTACCGCGCGGTCACCGGCAGCTCCGCGCTCACCCGGCTGGGCGCCGCCGCCCCCGCGCTGACCCTGGCCGTGACCCCACCCAGCCTCCGTACGCCGGTCGAGGGCGCGCAGCCGATGCGCCCGGTGCCGTTCTCGGGCGGCGGCGCGATCCCGCCCTGGCTGACCGCACCCGGTGACAAGCCGCGCATCCTGGTCAGCCGCAGCACCCTGGAGGGCCCCAGCGACGGCAACCCGGGGCCCGCCGTCATCGCCGCCGCGGCCGACGTCGACGCCGAGATCGTGCTGGTGCGTCCGGCTCGAGACGGTGCTCTGCCGGCCAATGTGCGTTCCGTCGGGCGGGTTCCCCTCGACGAGTTACTCCCGTACGCCGCGGGTTTCGTGCACCACTCCGGGGCCGGCAGCGTGCTCGGCGGGCTGGCCGCGGGCGTGCCCCAACTGACCACGCCGGGGGCGGGGGACCGGCGCTACAACTCCGGGCTGCTGGCCCGGCGCGGCGCCGGGCTGGCCGTGGCGGCCGACGCGATCACCGCGGCCGACCTGAACCGGCTGATCAGCGACGAAGGGCTGCGGGCGGCGGCCCGGGAGGTCGCCGCCGAGATCGCCGGCATGCCGTCACCGGAGTCCGTCGTCGGGTCGCTCGAGAAGCTGGCCGGTTGA
- a CDS encoding UBP-type zinc finger domain-containing protein, producing MTSEAIQPDVPPSGTGCVECLDNGGWWFHLRRCAQCGHIGCCDTSPAQHATGHWRETGHPIIQSFEPGEDWYWDFTTQEAGNGPQLAPATSRPEDQPVPGPAGNVPADWRTKLNR from the coding sequence GTGACGAGCGAAGCGATCCAGCCCGACGTACCCCCTTCCGGCACCGGCTGCGTCGAGTGCCTCGACAACGGCGGGTGGTGGTTCCACCTGCGCCGCTGCGCCCAGTGCGGGCACATCGGCTGCTGCGACACCTCACCGGCGCAGCACGCCACCGGCCACTGGCGCGAGACCGGCCACCCGATCATCCAGTCGTTCGAGCCCGGCGAGGACTGGTATTGGGACTTCACGACGCAGGAGGCGGGCAACGGTCCGCAGCTCGCGCCGGCCACCAGCCGCCCCGAGGACCAGCCCGTGCCCGGCCCGGCCGGGAACGTGCCGGCCGACTGGCGCACGAAGCTGAACCGGTAA
- a CDS encoding TIGR03617 family F420-dependent LLM class oxidoreductase: MLVDFAADVAATPIAVEEAAVAAERDGYDGFAAAETKHDVFPALTLAARATERITLQSAIAVAFSRNPMNVAVLANDLQLISRGRFQLGLGSQVQAHIERRFAMPWGKPAARMEEFVRAVRAIWAAWGGERLAFRGEFYRHTLMTDFFNPGPNPYGNPPVLVAAVGEHMTRTAGRVADGLLVHPLTSAAYLSERTLPALREARGGDLGDFTVCLSAMVVLGETEAERSRAEQAVKGQIAFYASTPAYRAVLDMHGWGDLADQLNLLSRRQAWTEMTALISDEVLDTFAVTGGAALRERFAGLVDRISLYTPYEIDPGVKASSLSSVATEP, encoded by the coding sequence ATGCTGGTTGACTTCGCCGCCGACGTCGCGGCCACGCCGATCGCAGTCGAGGAGGCCGCGGTGGCCGCCGAGCGGGACGGCTACGACGGGTTCGCCGCGGCCGAGACGAAACACGACGTCTTCCCGGCGCTCACCCTGGCTGCCCGCGCGACCGAGCGCATCACCCTGCAGTCGGCCATCGCGGTCGCGTTCTCGCGCAACCCGATGAACGTGGCCGTGCTGGCCAACGACCTGCAGCTGATCAGCCGGGGCCGGTTCCAGCTGGGCCTGGGCTCGCAGGTGCAGGCGCACATCGAGCGCCGGTTCGCGATGCCGTGGGGCAAGCCGGCCGCGCGCATGGAGGAGTTCGTGCGGGCGGTGCGGGCCATCTGGGCGGCGTGGGGCGGCGAGCGGCTGGCCTTCCGCGGCGAGTTCTACCGGCACACGCTGATGACCGACTTCTTCAACCCCGGTCCCAACCCGTACGGGAATCCGCCTGTCCTGGTGGCCGCGGTGGGGGAGCACATGACCAGGACCGCCGGGCGCGTCGCCGACGGTCTGCTCGTGCACCCGCTGACCAGCGCCGCCTACCTGAGCGAGCGCACCCTGCCCGCACTGCGCGAGGCCCGCGGCGGCGACCTCGGCGACTTCACGGTCTGCCTGTCGGCCATGGTCGTGCTGGGCGAGACCGAGGCCGAGCGGTCGCGGGCCGAGCAGGCGGTCAAGGGCCAGATCGCGTTCTACGCCTCCACGCCCGCCTATCGTGCGGTGCTCGACATGCACGGCTGGGGCGATTTGGCCGATCAGCTCAACCTGCTGTCGCGGCGGCAGGCCTGGACGGAGATGACCGCGCTGATCAGCGACGAGGTGCTCGACACGTTCGCGGTGACCGGCGGGGCCGCGCTGCGCGAACGGTTCGCCGGGCTGGTCGACCGGATCTCGCTCTACACGCCCTACGAGATCGACCCCGGGGTCAAGGCGAGCTCGTTGTCGAGCGTCGCCACGGAGCCCTGA